The genome window GGCAAGGGGGCGCGGCGTTCAGCCCGGAGATGATGCTCCGGGTTTTGCTCTACGCGTACTGCGTGGGCGTGCCTTCCAGCCGCAAAATCGCCCAGGCCCTGATTGATGATGTCGCTTTCCGCTGGCTGGCCGCTGGCAACCGCCCCGATTTCAGGACCATTGCCACTTTCCGCCGCCAGCACCTCAAATGCCTCAAACCACTGTTTTTGCAGGTTCTCCTTCTTTGCAAACAAGCTGGCTTGGTCAAGGTCGGAATCGTGGCTTTGGACGGAACCAAGGTCGCGGCCAATGCCGCTCTGGACAGGAACCGGACCTGGGAAAAGCTCACGGCCAAGGAGCAGGCCTTGCTCGCCGAGGTGGAATCGATGCTCAAGCGGGCTGAATCCACCGACAGAGACGAGGATGCCCGTTTCGGCGACGACTCCGGTGACGGCCTGCCGAAGGTGTCCACCGCACATGAGCGGCTGGCCCTGATCCGGCGAGCCAAAGCGGAGCTTGAGGCCCAGGCCAGGGAGGCCGCCAGGGAACAGGAAGACGCCCTCAAGGAACGGGAGCGGGAAGAGAAGGAATCCGGCAAAAGCAAGCGTGGCCGCAAGCCGAAGCCGGTCAGCGCGGAGGTCGAAGCGGAGGCCAAAGCCAACCTGACGGACCCGGAAAGCCGGATCATGAAGACCCGCAAAGGGTACGTCCAGGGGTACAACGCGCAGGCGACCGTGAGCGAGGATCAGATAATAGTTGCGTGCGACGTGGTGCAAGACTGCAATGATTTTGCGCAATTGAAGCCAATGGTGGAACTGGCCGAGGCCAACCTGTACGAGATCGGCGAAGAACCCGGAAAGCTGCTGGCGGATGCGGGCTATTGCAGCGAAAACAACCTGGAATACATGGCCCGGCCCGGCGCTCCTGACCCCTATGTGGCCGTGAAGAAGGACCATAAACAGCGCGGGGACGACGAATCCGCGCCCAGAGGGCGGATGCCGAAGAACCTGACCCAGCGGCAACGGATGGAGCGCAAGCTCAGGACCAAGGCAGGGAAAGCCCTCTACAAACTGCGCGGTCAGATCGTGGAGGCGGTGTTCGGCCAGATCAAGGACTGCCGGAAGCTTACCCGCTTCCTGCTACGCGGCCTGGACAAGGTGAAAGGCGAGTTTGAACTCTGGAGTCTGACGCATAATCTGCTCAAACTCTACCGGCATGGTGCGACAAGTGGGTAAGATGGCCAACTGACAGGCATATCAGCGCAGTTTCAGGGCAATGAGTAGCTCAAATCGCCTCGACGGGCTGCGCAGAGACGTTTTGTGGCGATTTCGACGGGCGAAAAGCGGCAATCAAGGCCGTGCCGCCCCGCACGGGGAAAATGTTTGGGGGACAGGCTCTTGTACTGAGAGAAATCGTGACTAGTGTTGCGTCCGCGTTTTTCGTCGATATGCTTGGCACGGTGATACCAGAGCAATTCGTAAATTCTGCCCGCTAATAAGTATAGACGAATTTTGAGGTCGTGACACTAGTTTGACCGCGCAACAGGATGAAAATCTTTTTTAATTCGTTATCTGGTTTGATCGTGATGTGCGGCTTGTGCCCCCCGTGCTTATCAAGCATGTGCTTTGCGTAGAGAATTAATTGGCCAGCCATCTCAGTTGGCGGCAATTCATAGTCAACCAATCCAGTCCCGAGGGCGCTGCGGGGCATCCCATCATACTCGGTGGATTCTGGGTTCTGGACCAAAATCAGGCCCCCTTCCCCCTTGATGGCCCGAATTCCCAGGGTGCCGTCATTCCCTGTGCCAGAGAGCACGATGCCAATGGCCTTGTCACCTTGGTCCTGGGCCAGGGAGCGGAAGAAGAAGTCAATAGGCAGACGTTGGCCTCGGGGGGAAGACGGCTCAAGCAATTGGAGCGCGCCATCTATGAAGGCCATGTCGCGGTTGGGCGGGATGATGTAGATGCAGTTGGGCTTGACCACCATTCCGTCCGCCACTTCGTAGACCTTCATGGTGGTATAGCGCTGAATAATATCCGTGAGGATGCTCTTGTGGTCTGGGGCCAGATGTTGCACCAGCACAAAGGCCATTCCTGGATCGGTATCGGTGGGCATGCCAGAGAAGAATGCCTCAAAAGCCGCCAGTCCTCCTGCGGAAGCGCCGATCCCGACGACGGGGAAAGATGGCACAGGGGCCTTCACAGGCTCTCTGGTGGGCGTTTCTGCCGAAGGTTCAGGGCTCGTCTTGGGTTTAGACTTCGGCGGTGCCTGTTTCTTGGCCATTTTAATATCTCCATATCTTGTCGGCAGGCTCGCATGCACTGAGAGAGTTGATGTCTTTCCAGCAGAACCTAGCTTGCAAGACATATCATGTCTCACTTCTGGCGATAGTGGGCAAGCATTGAAATGGTGATATACAGAACACATGTGTCCTTCCAAGTGGATGGCCAGGTGGAGTAGCCCCCTTTTAGACCGGACAGGCTGGCCATGCTTCTTGTGGCCTCATTGTTGAGTGCATGACCGTAGTAGGGACTCTGGAACAATTTAAATCATAACTGAATGTTACGACCTTCTGTCGCGGTAGAGACCACCCTTTCGGGTGGCCCCCCGCACAGATCCCAGCGAGCGGACGTCTATAGCTCCAGCCCAATCTCTTTGCTTCGATCCCTCGGCTGAAGCCGGAGGACGTTGCCCTTAAGCCTAACAGCCTTGCCCCACTTCGCTCGGGCAAAGAGCATGGCAGCTTCCTGAGTCGTCTCGTCATGCGCAGTGAACGCGATCTCCTTGGCCATGTCCCGGATCATACCGCCGTTGGCCAAGTGGATGAACACAATCCCACTGGCGTCGATCGAGCT of Fundidesulfovibrio putealis DSM 16056 contains these proteins:
- a CDS encoding chemotaxis protein CheB; its protein translation is MAKKQAPPKSKPKTSPEPSAETPTREPVKAPVPSFPVVGIGASAGGLAAFEAFFSGMPTDTDPGMAFVLVQHLAPDHKSILTDIIQRYTTMKVYEVADGMVVKPNCIYIIPPNRDMAFIDGALQLLEPSSPRGQRLPIDFFFRSLAQDQGDKAIGIVLSGTGNDGTLGIRAIKGEGGLILVQNPESTEYDGMPRSALGTGLVDYELPPTEMAGQLILYAKHMLDKHGGHKPHITIKPDNELKKIFILLRGQTSVTTSKFVYTY
- a CDS encoding IS1182 family transposase, yielding MPYNFRKFDPHQLLLLPPNLDDWLPQQHLARFLADVVSNLDLKPLLRRYRPSGQGGAAFSPEMMLRVLLYAYCVGVPSSRKIAQALIDDVAFRWLAAGNRPDFRTIATFRRQHLKCLKPLFLQVLLLCKQAGLVKVGIVALDGTKVAANAALDRNRTWEKLTAKEQALLAEVESMLKRAESTDRDEDARFGDDSGDGLPKVSTAHERLALIRRAKAELEAQAREAAREQEDALKEREREEKESGKSKRGRKPKPVSAEVEAEAKANLTDPESRIMKTRKGYVQGYNAQATVSEDQIIVACDVVQDCNDFAQLKPMVELAEANLYEIGEEPGKLLADAGYCSENNLEYMARPGAPDPYVAVKKDHKQRGDDESAPRGRMPKNLTQRQRMERKLRTKAGKALYKLRGQIVEAVFGQIKDCRKLTRFLLRGLDKVKGEFELWSLTHNLLKLYRHGATSG